The following are encoded together in the Chaetodon trifascialis isolate fChaTrf1 chromosome 3, fChaTrf1.hap1, whole genome shotgun sequence genome:
- the rassf5 gene encoding ras association domain-containing protein 5 isoform X3 yields MTVNTVLTPSMTSSNSMSSGYCSLDDESEDFTFFTAKTSFFRVSRHAAKQNEAKEEDERGTKDLSEEEVRTRIEEYNTQVSENGMNLASDGSYTGFIKVHLRLNRPVTVPSVEGAGSEGACKQTGNRNQVLSECQEVMDCGQSEKRTSFYLPCDCVKQIHISSLTTTREVIQGLLKKFMVLDNPRKFALYRQTHRDGQDLFQKLPLCEHPLLLRLIAGPDPEQLSFVLKENETGEVEWHAFSVPELQNFLVILEKEESERVRAVEQKYAVYRQKLQQALQQHDP; encoded by the exons ATGACTGTCAATACAGTGCTGACCCCCTCCATGACCAGCAGTAACAGCATGAGCAGCGGGTACTGCAGCCTGGATGATGAGAGCGAAGACTTCACTTTCTTCACAGCCAAGACTTCGTTCTTCCGTGTTTCCAGACACGCAGCTAAG CAGAATGAAGcaaaggaggaagatgagagaggAACAAAGGACCTGTCAGAGGAAGAGGTGCGGACAAGGATAGAAGAGTACAACACTCAAGTCTCTGAAAATGGGATGAATCTG GCCTCAGACGGATCCTATACAGGCTTCATTAAGGTCCACCTGAGGCTCAATCGACCAGTCACAGTCCCCTCTGTGGAGGGGGCGGGCTCAGAGGGAGCATGCAAGCAGACGGGAAACCGCAATCAAGTCCTGTCAGAGTGCCAGGAAGTGATGGACTGTGGGCAGAGTGAAAAGAGAACATCCTTCTACCTgccatgtgactgtgtgaagcAGATCCACATCAGCTCTCTGACCACCACCAGAGAAGTCATCCAAGGCTTGCTGAAGAAGTTCATGGTGCTGGACAATCCCCGCAAGTTTGCACTGTACAGACAGACGCACCGCGATGGACAGG ATCTGTTCCAGAAGCTTCCTCTGTGTGAGCATCCTCTTCTTCTGAGGTTGATAGCGGGGCCTGACCCAGAGCAGCTCAGCTTTGTGCTGAAGGAAAATGAGactggagaggtggag TGGCATGCGTTCTCTGTCCCTGAACTACAAAACTTCCTGGTAATTCTGGAGAAAGAGGAGTCAGAGCGTGTGCGGGCAGTGGAGCAAAAATACGCCGTGTACCGACAGAAACTACAACAGGCCCTACAGCAGCATGACCCCTGA